A genome region from Streptomyces pratensis includes the following:
- a CDS encoding carbohydrate ABC transporter permease produces the protein MTLATAMTRSGRKPRQGGRGEGRRGGGAAWFLVLPALIPILILSVGPLLYGIVLAFTDAQSGRTRSPQWVGFLNFQDLLHDTLFWDSFRIGLLWAVGVTVPQFVLALGLALLLNANLRMRWLARALAIIPWAMPEVVVGIMWRLVYNPDAGILNETIRDLGLGDGRDWLTGLATALPAVILVGVWAGMPQTTVALLAGLQNTPHELHEAAALDGAGAWRRFRTVTWPAIRPVALAISALNFIWNFNSFALVYVLTSGGPGGRTRLPMLFAYEEAFRYGQFGYAAAMGCVMVAVVSVLLAVYLVGRLRGGEDA, from the coding sequence ATGACACTGGCGACCGCAATGACGCGGTCCGGGCGTAAGCCCCGACAGGGCGGACGGGGTGAGGGCCGCCGAGGGGGCGGTGCCGCCTGGTTCCTGGTGCTGCCCGCGCTGATCCCGATCCTGATCCTCAGCGTCGGCCCTCTGCTGTACGGCATCGTGCTGGCCTTCACCGACGCGCAGTCGGGCCGCACCCGCTCCCCGCAGTGGGTCGGATTCCTCAACTTCCAGGACCTGCTGCACGACACCCTGTTCTGGGATTCCTTCCGGATCGGTCTGCTGTGGGCGGTCGGGGTCACCGTCCCGCAGTTCGTGCTCGCGCTCGGCCTCGCCCTGCTGCTCAACGCGAACCTGCGGATGCGCTGGCTGGCCAGGGCCCTCGCGATCATCCCCTGGGCCATGCCCGAGGTCGTCGTCGGCATCATGTGGCGCCTGGTCTACAACCCCGATGCCGGCATCCTCAACGAGACCATCCGCGATCTCGGGCTCGGTGACGGAAGGGACTGGCTGACCGGGCTCGCCACCGCGCTGCCCGCGGTGATACTCGTCGGCGTCTGGGCCGGAATGCCGCAGACCACGGTGGCGCTGCTGGCCGGGCTGCAGAACACCCCGCACGAACTCCACGAGGCGGCGGCCCTCGACGGGGCCGGTGCCTGGCGCCGGTTCCGGACCGTCACCTGGCCCGCCATCAGACCTGTGGCACTCGCGATCAGCGCGCTCAACTTCATCTGGAACTTCAACTCGTTCGCCCTGGTCTACGTGCTGACCAGCGGCGGACCGGGCGGGCGCACCCGACTGCCCATGCTCTTCGCCTACGAAGAGGCCTTCCGCTACGGACAGTTCGGCTATGCCGCCGCGATGGGATGTGTGATGGTCGCCGTCGTCTCCGTGCTCCTCGCCGTCTACCTCGTCGGCCGGCTCAGGGGAGGAGAGGACGCATGA
- a CDS encoding carbohydrate ABC transporter permease, whose amino-acid sequence MSLRTGRTARAGQYAALLCYLVFLAFPFLWLISTAFKPARELGSLHPTWIPEDPTLENFRQAFDEQPLLRAAANSLTAAVCAALIAVVIATPMAYVMARHRGRLSTAATGWVVVSQAFPFVLVIIPLFLVLKYLHLINSLWGLILVYVVWSLPFALWMLAGYVRAVPPELEEAAAVDGAGKARILVSVTAPLLAPGIVATALFAFITAWNEFFFALVLLKTPEKQTLPVVLTHFLGAEGVADLGPLAAAAFLATLPSLVLFAIIQKRITGGLTAGAVKH is encoded by the coding sequence ATGAGCCTGCGAACGGGCAGAACCGCGCGCGCCGGGCAGTACGCCGCCCTGCTGTGCTACCTGGTCTTCCTGGCCTTCCCCTTCCTCTGGCTGATCTCCACCGCCTTCAAACCGGCCCGTGAGCTCGGCTCGCTGCACCCCACGTGGATCCCCGAGGACCCGACGCTGGAGAACTTCCGGCAGGCCTTCGACGAGCAGCCGCTGCTCCGGGCCGCCGCCAACTCGCTCACCGCGGCGGTCTGCGCCGCCCTGATCGCGGTCGTCATCGCCACGCCCATGGCCTATGTGATGGCCCGCCACCGGGGACGGCTCTCCACCGCCGCCACCGGATGGGTCGTGGTCAGTCAGGCGTTCCCCTTCGTCCTGGTGATCATTCCGCTCTTCCTGGTCCTCAAGTACCTGCACCTGATCAACTCGCTGTGGGGGCTGATCCTGGTGTACGTCGTGTGGTCGCTGCCCTTCGCCCTCTGGATGCTGGCCGGTTACGTACGGGCCGTGCCGCCCGAACTGGAGGAGGCCGCCGCCGTCGACGGGGCCGGCAAGGCGCGGATCCTCGTGTCCGTCACCGCGCCGCTGCTGGCCCCCGGGATCGTCGCCACCGCGCTCTTCGCGTTCATCACCGCATGGAACGAGTTCTTCTTCGCGCTCGTCCTGCTCAAGACTCCGGAGAAGCAGACGTTGCCGGTCGTACTCACCCACTTCCTGGGCGCGGAGGGCGTGGCCGACCTCGGGCCGCTCGCCGCAGCCGCGTTCCTCGCCACTCTCCCCTCGCTCGTGCTCTTCGCGATCATCCAGAAGCGCATCACGGGCGGTCTCACGGCCGGGGCGGTGAAGCACTGA
- the mgt gene encoding macrolide-inactivating glycosyltransferase — translation MTTTPRAHVAMFSIAAHGHVNPSLEVIRELVARGYRVSYAIPASFAEKVAATGAEPVIYTSTLPTEPEDWGSEPIDYIEPFLEDAVQALPQLVDAFDGDEPDLVLHDITAYPARVLAHRWGVPAVQLWPNLVPWEGYAEEVGEPMNAELKKTAQGRAYFERFEAWLAENGLGDLSSDDFVARPRRGLVLIPEVLQPNAGRVDHDRFTFVGACQGERADQGEWKRPDDAGKVLLVSLGSAYTDEPAFYRECVKAFGDLPGWHVVLQTGAHVDPSGLGDVPGNIEVHPWVPQLSVLRQADAFITHAGAGGSQEGLATGTPMVAVPQAVDQFGNADMLQALGVATHLPKEEADAASLRAAVLALVDDPDVAARLTGIRARMADEGGTARAADLIEAELPA, via the coding sequence ATGACAACGACCCCGCGCGCCCATGTCGCCATGTTCTCCATCGCCGCCCACGGGCACGTGAACCCGAGTCTCGAAGTGATCCGGGAGCTCGTCGCCCGTGGGTACCGCGTCAGCTACGCCATCCCGGCCTCGTTCGCCGAGAAGGTCGCCGCCACCGGAGCCGAGCCGGTGATCTACACCTCCACGCTGCCCACCGAACCGGAGGACTGGGGCAGTGAACCCATCGACTACATCGAGCCCTTCCTCGAGGACGCCGTCCAGGCGCTCCCTCAGCTCGTCGACGCCTTCGACGGCGACGAGCCGGACCTCGTCCTGCACGACATCACCGCCTACCCGGCCCGCGTCCTCGCCCACCGCTGGGGAGTCCCGGCCGTCCAGCTCTGGCCCAACCTGGTGCCCTGGGAGGGATACGCCGAAGAGGTGGGGGAGCCGATGAACGCCGAGCTGAAGAAGACCGCACAGGGCCGGGCCTACTTCGAGCGCTTCGAGGCCTGGCTCGCGGAGAACGGCCTGGGCGACCTCTCCTCGGACGACTTCGTGGCCCGGCCGCGCCGCGGCCTGGTGCTGATCCCCGAGGTGCTCCAGCCGAACGCCGGCCGTGTCGACCACGACAGGTTCACCTTCGTCGGCGCCTGTCAGGGCGAGCGCGCCGACCAGGGGGAGTGGAAGCGGCCGGACGACGCCGGGAAGGTCCTGCTGGTCTCGCTCGGCTCGGCGTACACCGACGAGCCGGCGTTCTACCGGGAGTGCGTCAAGGCCTTCGGTGATCTGCCCGGCTGGCACGTGGTGCTCCAGACCGGCGCGCACGTCGACCCGTCCGGCCTCGGGGACGTGCCCGGCAACATCGAGGTGCACCCCTGGGTGCCGCAGCTGTCCGTGCTGAGGCAGGCGGACGCGTTCATCACCCATGCGGGCGCGGGAGGCAGCCAGGAAGGGCTCGCCACCGGCACCCCGATGGTGGCCGTCCCGCAGGCCGTCGACCAGTTCGGCAACGCGGACATGCTCCAGGCGCTCGGCGTCGCCACGCACCTGCCGAAGGAGGAGGCCGACGCCGCGTCCCTGCGTGCCGCGGTCCTCGCACTGGTGGACGATCCGGACGTGGCCGCGAGGCTGACCGGGATCCGGGCACGGATGGCCGACGAGGGCGGGACGGCGCGGGCAGCCGACCTCATCGAGGCCGAACTGCCCGCCTGA
- a CDS encoding polysaccharide deacetylase family protein, with product MTHSAPRRALLGLLALTMVCAPFYGAWRYAEFRRAVTAQEAPPGPGAGAPAPAAGPPAERRAEGAAPVVLAYHDIGRDSRSRYTVTPEAFDAQLGALAKAGYRTLSSEEFIAYLGGGPAPGPRSVFLTFDDGAHGLWVHADRILAKYRMRAAAFLITRAVGSHRPYYLSWDEIGRMARSGRWDFENHTHDLHRREAVDAAGKRSSALTGRLWLPGEGRRETAEEYRRRVESDLDRSIADITRHGLPAPRLFAYPFSESNGSASSLPTNRVLRAALAERFVAALTNSSDRPLPAGRRAAAAGEVQRVEVTAGTDVPELLAAVRLWTAVSPAGSPAPLTQPQLWRRDDRARTGGLGALTGAGPHPGRTGYAAAAYRRTSSADWTGYSVDVRVERLRESVNNVGMVVRDGSLDPVTVALSFSYVRVLERRGDRWHEIGRRKLTDAAEHRIRITVEGDLTVVAVDGGARIERTARATGGDGTGGIAISVRNGDPDGSWPRFASLTVRPSAGAGAEEPDGPRGG from the coding sequence GTGACCCACTCCGCACCCAGGCGGGCGCTGCTCGGCCTGCTCGCCCTGACGATGGTCTGCGCACCCTTCTACGGCGCATGGCGCTACGCCGAGTTCCGCAGGGCGGTGACGGCGCAGGAGGCGCCTCCGGGTCCGGGGGCCGGGGCCCCCGCGCCGGCTGCCGGGCCGCCCGCGGAGCGGCGGGCGGAGGGCGCCGCGCCCGTCGTCCTGGCGTACCACGACATCGGCCGGGACAGCCGCAGCCGCTACACGGTGACCCCCGAGGCGTTCGACGCCCAGCTGGGCGCCCTCGCGAAGGCCGGCTACCGCACCCTGAGCAGCGAGGAGTTCATCGCGTATCTGGGCGGAGGCCCGGCGCCGGGACCACGCTCGGTGTTCCTGACCTTCGACGACGGCGCCCACGGGCTGTGGGTGCACGCGGACCGCATCCTGGCCAAGTACCGCATGCGGGCGGCCGCGTTCCTGATCACGCGTGCCGTGGGAAGCCACCGCCCGTACTACCTCTCCTGGGACGAGATCGGCCGCATGGCCCGGTCGGGACGCTGGGACTTCGAGAACCACACCCACGACCTGCACCGGCGGGAGGCGGTGGACGCGGCCGGCAAGCGGTCGTCCGCCCTCACCGGCCGGCTGTGGCTGCCCGGCGAGGGACGGCGGGAGACCGCGGAGGAGTACCGGCGGCGCGTCGAGAGCGATCTCGACCGGTCCATCGCCGACATCACCCGTCACGGCCTGCCCGCCCCGCGGCTCTTCGCCTACCCCTTCTCCGAATCGAACGGGAGTGCTTCGTCGCTGCCGACGAACCGTGTGCTGCGCGCGGCACTCGCGGAACGGTTCGTGGCCGCCCTGACCAACAGCTCCGACCGCCCGCTGCCGGCCGGGCGCCGGGCGGCCGCTGCCGGTGAGGTGCAGCGGGTGGAGGTCACCGCCGGGACGGACGTCCCGGAGCTGCTCGCCGCCGTGCGCCTCTGGACGGCGGTGTCCCCGGCCGGGTCCCCCGCTCCGCTCACCCAGCCGCAGTTGTGGCGGCGCGACGACCGTGCGCGCACCGGGGGCCTTGGGGCGCTCACCGGTGCGGGGCCCCACCCCGGCCGCACGGGGTACGCCGCTGCCGCCTACCGGCGGACGAGCTCCGCGGACTGGACCGGCTACTCCGTCGACGTCCGGGTGGAACGGCTGCGCGAGTCGGTGAACAACGTCGGCATGGTCGTACGCGACGGCAGCCTCGACCCGGTCACGGTGGCCCTGAGCTTCAGTTACGTCCGTGTGCTGGAGCGCAGGGGTGACCGGTGGCACGAGATCGGCCGCCGCAAACTCACCGACGCCGCCGAACACCGGATCAGGATCACGGTGGAGGGAGATCTGACGGTCGTCGCCGTCGACGGCGGGGCGCGGATCGAGCGGACCGCGCGGGCGACCGGCGGGGACGGGACGGGAGGGATCGCCATCAGCGTGCGCAACGGTGACCCCGACGGGAGCTGGCCGCGCTTCGCCTCCCTCACGGTGCGCCCGTCGGCCGGTGCCGGGGCGGAGGAGCCGGACGGGCCGCGGGGCGGCTAG
- a CDS encoding ABC transporter substrate-binding protein — protein sequence MRRLPTLAAAVTTALALLLTGCSGEGDDGADGTIRLSFQSLAWQKESVDANKELVREWNAAHPDIQVDYVQGSWDNVHDQLLTSFEGGEAPDIIHDASDDLADFAYGGYLADLRALLPDRLTRDIPRRSWDTTTFGGGIYGVPFLQEPKVLIANTRILESSGVRIPTPEKPWSWPEFRQVTEKLTKKGTYGVAWPLKEPVSVTLNLGLSAGGQLFHRGADGKVTIRFEEGDRVMPGTVRDQVGADGSASRSALGMGGSDTLPGFFGGKYAMVPLGFSYRQQVVEQAPEGFDWTVLPPPAGSGGLAQGVSPQTLSVAEDSPHKEEAVQFIDFLLRPANMVRLAKGDWMLPTGTEALADPALHTEENGWATGAALARELRPAPAQSVRGYPEWKDKVATPALQEYYSGAIGTGELKKRLVDDGNRVLARYQR from the coding sequence ATGCGCCGCCTGCCCACGCTCGCCGCCGCGGTGACCACCGCGCTCGCCCTGCTGCTGACCGGCTGCTCGGGGGAGGGCGACGACGGCGCCGACGGCACGATCCGGCTCAGCTTCCAGTCGCTGGCCTGGCAGAAGGAGTCCGTCGACGCCAACAAGGAGCTCGTACGGGAGTGGAACGCCGCCCATCCGGACATCCAGGTGGACTACGTCCAGGGCAGCTGGGACAACGTGCACGACCAGCTGCTCACCTCGTTCGAGGGCGGTGAGGCGCCCGACATCATCCACGACGCCTCGGACGATCTCGCGGACTTCGCGTACGGCGGCTACCTCGCCGACCTGCGGGCCCTGCTGCCCGACCGGCTGACCCGGGACATCCCGCGCCGGTCCTGGGACACCACCACCTTCGGCGGCGGGATCTACGGAGTGCCCTTCCTCCAGGAGCCCAAGGTTCTCATCGCGAACACGAGGATCCTCGAATCCTCGGGCGTACGGATCCCTACTCCCGAGAAGCCCTGGAGCTGGCCGGAATTCCGGCAGGTCACCGAGAAGCTGACGAAGAAGGGGACGTACGGGGTCGCCTGGCCGCTCAAGGAACCGGTGTCCGTCACCCTCAACCTCGGTCTCTCCGCCGGCGGGCAGCTCTTCCACCGGGGCGCGGACGGCAAGGTGACCATCCGCTTCGAGGAGGGCGACCGGGTCATGCCCGGCACTGTCCGGGACCAGGTCGGAGCCGACGGCAGCGCGTCGCGTTCGGCGCTCGGCATGGGGGGTTCGGACACGCTCCCCGGCTTCTTCGGCGGCAAGTACGCCATGGTCCCGCTGGGATTCTCCTACCGTCAGCAGGTCGTCGAGCAGGCCCCTGAAGGATTCGACTGGACTGTACTCCCCCCGCCGGCCGGCAGCGGCGGGCTCGCGCAGGGGGTCAGTCCGCAGACCCTCTCGGTCGCCGAGGACAGCCCGCACAAGGAGGAGGCCGTGCAGTTCATCGACTTCCTGCTGCGCCCCGCGAACATGGTGCGGCTGGCCAAGGGCGACTGGATGCTGCCGACCGGCACCGAGGCGCTGGCGGATCCCGCGCTGCACACGGAGGAGAACGGCTGGGCGACGGGCGCAGCTCTCGCCCGTGAGCTGCGCCCCGCCCCCGCACAGTCCGTGCGCGGCTATCCCGAGTGGAAGGACAAGGTCGCCACGCCCGCTCTCCAGGAGTACTACAGCGGGGCCATCGGTACGGGTGAGCTGAAGAAACGCCTGGTCGACGACGGGAACCGGGTCCTGGCCCGCTACCAGCGCTGA